The following are from one region of the Ictalurus furcatus strain D&B chromosome 11, Billie_1.0, whole genome shotgun sequence genome:
- the LOC128614455 gene encoding CMRF35-like molecule 8 isoform X1, with the protein MKILLIFTLCLISDGGDSKEVTGYSGGGVLIKCKYDTEYTQNKKYFCKGSWLSCSDQIRTGAKNEWINSGRFSLFDDTKSADFSVMIRELTVTVRDTGTYYCGVDLPSVKDISTWVELKVKEDLSYEKSISKTVHVGGDLTVSCKYPESLRSNPKFLCKTRLQDSACSYKASVNESRKYVNEGKFSLYDVRETQMFTVSIRNVTEQDSGEYWCGAEAAWTSDHGYKVYFTQINLTVTGPPAGFPASTVITVSVILLLLLIGIIFLFVILHKKCRIQAGTASTGECSLQGSGNDQEVTVFISVCVQYQNLLSLKIHENIYMCCFCFSVLTVFDYEEVKDTRRHSASDAGTVYCNVQLPTIPSDPPQNVYANM; encoded by the exons ATGaagatcctcctcatcttcacccTCTGTCTGATCTCAG ATGGAGGAGACTCCAAGGAAGTAACAGGATattcaggaggaggagtcctTATCAAGTGCAAGTATGATACAgaatacacacaaaacaaaaaatatttctgtaaggGTTCATGGCTATCCTGTTCTGACCAAATAAGGACAGGAGCTAAAAACGAGTGGATAAATTCAGGAAGATTCTCACTGTTTGATGACACCAAATCAGCAGATTTCAGTGTGATGATCAGAGAGCTCACTGTCACTGTAAGGGACACTGGGACGTACTACTGTGGAGTTGATTTGCCTAGTGTGAAAGACATTTCCACATGGGTGGAACTGAAGGTAAAGGAAG ATCTGTCCTATGAGAAGTCCATCAGTAAGACTGTCCATGTAGGAGGAGATTTGACTGTCAGCTGTAAATACCCAGAATCCCTCAGGAGTAACCCCAAGTTTCTCTGCAAGACAAGGCTGCAAGATTCTGCTTGTTCTTATAAAGCATCTGTTAATGAAAgtagaaaatatgtaaatgaggggAAATTCTCCTTGTATGATGTCAGAGAAACACAAATGTTCACTGTGAGTATTAGAAATGTAACTGAGCAGGACTCTGGTGAATACTGGTGTGGAGCTGAAGCAGCCTGGACATCTGATCATGGATACAAGGTTTATTTCACACAGATCAACCTGACAGTTACCGGTCCTCCAGCAG GATTTCCAGCTTCCACTGTGATCACTGTGTCTGTaattctgctgctgcttctgattgGAATCATATTCCTCTTTGTGATTCTACATAAGAAATGCAGGATACAAG caggTACAGCTTCTACTGGTGAGTGTTCTCTCCAAGGCTCAGGAAACGACCAAGAGGTAACTGtcttcatcagtgtgtgtgttcagtaccAAAACTTACTGTCTTTGAAAATCCATGAAAACATTTATATgtgttgtttctgtttctctgtgctTACTGTCTTTGATTATGAGGAGGTTAAAGACACCAGACGCCATTCTGCCTCAGACGCTGGAACAGTTTACTGCAATGTTCAACTACCCACAATCCCCTCTGATCCTCCTCAAAATGTTTATGCCAATATGTAG
- the LOC128614455 gene encoding polymeric immunoglobulin receptor-like isoform X4 — translation MKILLIFTLCLISDGGDSKEVTGYSGGGVLIKCKYDTEYTQNKKYFCKGSWLSCSDQIRTGAKNEWINSGRFSLFDDTKSADFSVMIRELTVTVRDTGTYYCGVDLPSVKDISTWVELKVKEDLSYEKSISKTVHVGGDLTVSCKYPESLRSNPKFLCKTRLQDSACSYKASVNESRKYVNEGKFSLYDVRETQMFTVSIRNVTEQDSGEYWCGAEAAWTSDHGYKVYFTQINLTVTGPPAGFPASTVITVSVILLLLLIGIIFLFVILHKKCRIQVGGVVSDTVILSMLTNNEHGREETENEPIIQMNKYTTGFPAIIKSKANNNNSNNNY, via the exons ATGaagatcctcctcatcttcacccTCTGTCTGATCTCAG ATGGAGGAGACTCCAAGGAAGTAACAGGATattcaggaggaggagtcctTATCAAGTGCAAGTATGATACAgaatacacacaaaacaaaaaatatttctgtaaggGTTCATGGCTATCCTGTTCTGACCAAATAAGGACAGGAGCTAAAAACGAGTGGATAAATTCAGGAAGATTCTCACTGTTTGATGACACCAAATCAGCAGATTTCAGTGTGATGATCAGAGAGCTCACTGTCACTGTAAGGGACACTGGGACGTACTACTGTGGAGTTGATTTGCCTAGTGTGAAAGACATTTCCACATGGGTGGAACTGAAGGTAAAGGAAG ATCTGTCCTATGAGAAGTCCATCAGTAAGACTGTCCATGTAGGAGGAGATTTGACTGTCAGCTGTAAATACCCAGAATCCCTCAGGAGTAACCCCAAGTTTCTCTGCAAGACAAGGCTGCAAGATTCTGCTTGTTCTTATAAAGCATCTGTTAATGAAAgtagaaaatatgtaaatgaggggAAATTCTCCTTGTATGATGTCAGAGAAACACAAATGTTCACTGTGAGTATTAGAAATGTAACTGAGCAGGACTCTGGTGAATACTGGTGTGGAGCTGAAGCAGCCTGGACATCTGATCATGGATACAAGGTTTATTTCACACAGATCAACCTGACAGTTACCGGTCCTCCAGCAG GATTTCCAGCTTCCACTGTGATCACTGTGTCTGTaattctgctgctgcttctgattgGAATCATATTCCTCTTTGTGATTCTACATAAGAAATGCAGGATACAAG TAGGAGGAGTAGTTAGTGACACAGTGATCCTGTCCATGCTGACCAACAATGAACACGGACgagaagagacagaaaatgaaCCCATAATACAGATGAATAAATACACCACAGGATTTCCGGCCATCATAAAATCCAaagctaataataacaacagtaataacAACTACTGA
- the LOC128614453 gene encoding uncharacterized protein LOC128614453 isoform X2, translated as MKILLIFTLCLISDGGDSKEVTGYSGGGVLIKCKYDTEYRENQKFYYLFYEKSISKIVHVGGDLNISCKYPQSLRSDPKFLCKTRLQDSACSYKESVKESRKYVNEGKFSLYDDRETQMMTVSIRNVTEQDSGEYWCGAEAAWTSDDGYKVYFTQIDLTVTDPRVPVSTSIPTQPSSSSSSLSPSSSSLSPSSSSSDSTPASPPAGFPASTVITVSVILLLLLIAISFLFVILQKRQKMQGGTASTGRSSVQTSGNHQGVPPDVCEYEDIKDTRRLPASDVGSSSVYSTAQLPTILSDPQPVYSNTELPTSPCDSILFYSAVYSAVQRPTIPSDRDIYSTAQLPTRLSAEKSDEGLTYAAVSFHSRAPSSNDAVPQILFKKEEVSCDYDTVSHVNS; from the exons ATGaagatcctcctcatcttcacccTCTGTCTGATCTCAG ATGGAGGAGACTCCAAGGAAGTAACAGGATattcaggaggaggagtcctTATCAAGTGCAAGTATGATACAGAATACAGAGAAAACCAAAAATTTTACT ATCTGTTCTATGAGAAGTCCATCAGTAAGATTGTCCATGTAGGAGGAGATTTGAATATCAGCTGTAAATACCCACAATCCCTCAGGAGTGACCCCAAGTTTCTTTGCAAGACGAGGCTGCAAGATTCTGCTTGTTCTTATAAAGAATCTGTTAAAGAAAgcagaaaatatgtaaatgaggggAAATTCTCCCTGTATGATGACAGAGAAACACAAATGATGACTGTGAGTATTAGAAATGTAACTGAGCAGGACTCTGGTGAATACTGGTGTGGAGCTGAAGCAGCCTGGACATCTGATGATGGATACAAGGTTTATTTCACACAGATCGACCTGACAGTTACTG ATCCACGTGTCCCAGTTTCAACCTCGATACCAACacaaccttcatcatcatcatcatcattatcaccatcatcatcatcattatcaccatcatcatcatcatctgattCTACTCCAGCTTCTCCTCCAGCAG GATTTCCAGCTTCCACTGTGATAACTGTGTCTGTaattctgctgctgcttctgattgCAATCTCATTCCTCTTTGTGATTCTACAAAAGAGACAGAAGATGCAag GAGGTACAGCTTCTACTGGCAGGAGCTCTGTCCAAACCTCAGGAAATCACCAAGGG GTTCCTCCTGATGTCTGTGAGTACGAGGACATTAAAGACACCAGACGACTTCCTGCCTCAGACGTTGGATCTTCTTCAGTTTACTCTACTGCTCAACTACCCACAATCCTCTCTGATCCTCAACCTGTTTATTCAAACACAGAGTTACCCACAAGCCCCTGtgattctattctattctattctgctgTTTATTCTGCTGTTCAACGACCCACAATCCCCTCTGATCGGGACATCTACTCCACAGCTCAGTTACCCACACGTCTCTCGGCTGAGAAATCCGATGAAGGTCTGACTTACGCAGCAGTGAGTTTTCACTCCAGGGCCCCCAGCTCTAATGATGCAGTTCCACAGATTCTCTTTAAGAAGGAAGAGGTCTCGTGTGATTATGATACAGTCAGTCATGTTAATTCATGA
- the LOC128614455 gene encoding polymeric immunoglobulin receptor-like isoform X6: MKILLIFTLCLISDGGDSKEVTGYSGGGVLIKCKYDTEYTQNKKYFCKGSWLSCSDQIRTGAKNEWINSGRFSLFDDTKSADFSVMIRELTVTVRDTGTYYCGVDLPSVKDISTWVELKVKEDLSYEKSISKTVHVGGDLTVSCKYPESLRSNPKFLCKTRLQDSACSYKASVNESRKYVNEGKFSLYDVRETQMFTVSIRNVTEQDSGEYWCGAEAAWTSDHGYKVYFTQINLTVTGPPAGFPASTVITVSVILLLLLIGIIFLFVILHKKCRIQGGVVSDTVILSMLTNNEHGREETENEPIIQMNKYTTGFPAIIKSKANNNNSNNNY; encoded by the exons ATGaagatcctcctcatcttcacccTCTGTCTGATCTCAG ATGGAGGAGACTCCAAGGAAGTAACAGGATattcaggaggaggagtcctTATCAAGTGCAAGTATGATACAgaatacacacaaaacaaaaaatatttctgtaaggGTTCATGGCTATCCTGTTCTGACCAAATAAGGACAGGAGCTAAAAACGAGTGGATAAATTCAGGAAGATTCTCACTGTTTGATGACACCAAATCAGCAGATTTCAGTGTGATGATCAGAGAGCTCACTGTCACTGTAAGGGACACTGGGACGTACTACTGTGGAGTTGATTTGCCTAGTGTGAAAGACATTTCCACATGGGTGGAACTGAAGGTAAAGGAAG ATCTGTCCTATGAGAAGTCCATCAGTAAGACTGTCCATGTAGGAGGAGATTTGACTGTCAGCTGTAAATACCCAGAATCCCTCAGGAGTAACCCCAAGTTTCTCTGCAAGACAAGGCTGCAAGATTCTGCTTGTTCTTATAAAGCATCTGTTAATGAAAgtagaaaatatgtaaatgaggggAAATTCTCCTTGTATGATGTCAGAGAAACACAAATGTTCACTGTGAGTATTAGAAATGTAACTGAGCAGGACTCTGGTGAATACTGGTGTGGAGCTGAAGCAGCCTGGACATCTGATCATGGATACAAGGTTTATTTCACACAGATCAACCTGACAGTTACCGGTCCTCCAGCAG GATTTCCAGCTTCCACTGTGATCACTGTGTCTGTaattctgctgctgcttctgattgGAATCATATTCCTCTTTGTGATTCTACATAAGAAATGCAGGATACAAG GAGGAGTAGTTAGTGACACAGTGATCCTGTCCATGCTGACCAACAATGAACACGGACgagaagagacagaaaatgaaCCCATAATACAGATGAATAAATACACCACAGGATTTCCGGCCATCATAAAATCCAaagctaataataacaacagtaataacAACTACTGA
- the LOC128614455 gene encoding CMRF35-like molecule 8 isoform X8, whose product MGGTEGKGRVRGLIPAGAMCVRSLRVLPVLWGFPPDLSYEKSISKTVHVGGDLTVSCKYPESLRSNPKFLCKTRLQDSACSYKASVNESRKYVNEGKFSLYDVRETQMFTVSIRNVTEQDSGEYWCGAEAAWTSDHGYKVYFTQINLTVTGPPAGFPASTVITVSVILLLLLIGIIFLFVILHKKCRIQAGTASTGECSLQGSGNDQEVTVFISVCVQYQNLLSLKIHENIYMCCFCFSVLTVFDYEEVKDTRRHSASDAGTVYCNVQLPTIPSDPPQNVYANM is encoded by the exons ATGGGTGGAACTGAAGGTAAAGGAAG ggtccgtggtttgattcccgccggggccatgtgtgtccggagtttgcgtgttctccctgtgctgtgggggtttcctccag ATCTGTCCTATGAGAAGTCCATCAGTAAGACTGTCCATGTAGGAGGAGATTTGACTGTCAGCTGTAAATACCCAGAATCCCTCAGGAGTAACCCCAAGTTTCTCTGCAAGACAAGGCTGCAAGATTCTGCTTGTTCTTATAAAGCATCTGTTAATGAAAgtagaaaatatgtaaatgaggggAAATTCTCCTTGTATGATGTCAGAGAAACACAAATGTTCACTGTGAGTATTAGAAATGTAACTGAGCAGGACTCTGGTGAATACTGGTGTGGAGCTGAAGCAGCCTGGACATCTGATCATGGATACAAGGTTTATTTCACACAGATCAACCTGACAGTTACCGGTCCTCCAGCAG GATTTCCAGCTTCCACTGTGATCACTGTGTCTGTaattctgctgctgcttctgattgGAATCATATTCCTCTTTGTGATTCTACATAAGAAATGCAGGATACAAG caggTACAGCTTCTACTGGTGAGTGTTCTCTCCAAGGCTCAGGAAACGACCAAGAGGTAACTGtcttcatcagtgtgtgtgttcagtaccAAAACTTACTGTCTTTGAAAATCCATGAAAACATTTATATgtgttgtttctgtttctctgtgctTACTGTCTTTGATTATGAGGAGGTTAAAGACACCAGACGCCATTCTGCCTCAGACGCTGGAACAGTTTACTGCAATGTTCAACTACCCACAATCCCCTCTGATCCTCCTCAAAATGTTTATGCCAATATGTAG
- the LOC128614455 gene encoding CMRF35-like molecule 8 isoform X7 has translation MKILLIFTLCLISDGGDSKEVTGYSGGGVLIKCKYDTEYTQNKKYFCKGSWLSCSDQIRTGAKNEWINSGRFSLFDDTKSADFSVMIRELTVTVRDTGTYYCGVDLPSVKDISTWVELKVKEDLSYEKSISKTVHVGGDLTVSCKYPESLRSNPKFLCKTRLQDSACSYKASVNESRKYVNEGKFSLYDVRETQMFTVSIRNVTEQDSGEYWCGAEAAWTSDHGYKVYFTQINLTVTGPPAGFPASTVITVSVILLLLLIGIIFLFVILHKKCRIQVSYMFSRRSS, from the exons ATGaagatcctcctcatcttcacccTCTGTCTGATCTCAG ATGGAGGAGACTCCAAGGAAGTAACAGGATattcaggaggaggagtcctTATCAAGTGCAAGTATGATACAgaatacacacaaaacaaaaaatatttctgtaaggGTTCATGGCTATCCTGTTCTGACCAAATAAGGACAGGAGCTAAAAACGAGTGGATAAATTCAGGAAGATTCTCACTGTTTGATGACACCAAATCAGCAGATTTCAGTGTGATGATCAGAGAGCTCACTGTCACTGTAAGGGACACTGGGACGTACTACTGTGGAGTTGATTTGCCTAGTGTGAAAGACATTTCCACATGGGTGGAACTGAAGGTAAAGGAAG ATCTGTCCTATGAGAAGTCCATCAGTAAGACTGTCCATGTAGGAGGAGATTTGACTGTCAGCTGTAAATACCCAGAATCCCTCAGGAGTAACCCCAAGTTTCTCTGCAAGACAAGGCTGCAAGATTCTGCTTGTTCTTATAAAGCATCTGTTAATGAAAgtagaaaatatgtaaatgaggggAAATTCTCCTTGTATGATGTCAGAGAAACACAAATGTTCACTGTGAGTATTAGAAATGTAACTGAGCAGGACTCTGGTGAATACTGGTGTGGAGCTGAAGCAGCCTGGACATCTGATCATGGATACAAGGTTTATTTCACACAGATCAACCTGACAGTTACCGGTCCTCCAGCAG GATTTCCAGCTTCCACTGTGATCACTGTGTCTGTaattctgctgctgcttctgattgGAATCATATTCCTCTTTGTGATTCTACATAAGAAATGCAGGATACAAG TCAGTTACATGTTCAGTAGGAGGAGTAGTTAG
- the LOC128614455 gene encoding CMRF35-like molecule 8 isoform X2, with protein MKILLIFTLCLISDGGDSKEVTGYSGGGVLIKCKYDTEYTQNKKYFCKGSWLSCSDQIRTGAKNEWINSGRFSLFDDTKSADFSVMIRELTVTVRDTGTYYCGVDLPSVKDISTWVELKVKEDLSYEKSISKTVHVGGDLTVSCKYPESLRSNPKFLCKTRLQDSACSYKASVNESRKYVNEGKFSLYDVRETQMFTINLTVTGPPAGFPASTVITVSVILLLLLIGIIFLFVILHKKCRIQAGTASTGECSLQGSGNDQEVTVFISVCVQYQNLLSLKIHENIYMCCFCFSVLTVFDYEEVKDTRRHSASDAGTVYCNVQLPTIPSDPPQNVYANM; from the exons ATGaagatcctcctcatcttcacccTCTGTCTGATCTCAG ATGGAGGAGACTCCAAGGAAGTAACAGGATattcaggaggaggagtcctTATCAAGTGCAAGTATGATACAgaatacacacaaaacaaaaaatatttctgtaaggGTTCATGGCTATCCTGTTCTGACCAAATAAGGACAGGAGCTAAAAACGAGTGGATAAATTCAGGAAGATTCTCACTGTTTGATGACACCAAATCAGCAGATTTCAGTGTGATGATCAGAGAGCTCACTGTCACTGTAAGGGACACTGGGACGTACTACTGTGGAGTTGATTTGCCTAGTGTGAAAGACATTTCCACATGGGTGGAACTGAAGGTAAAGGAAG ATCTGTCCTATGAGAAGTCCATCAGTAAGACTGTCCATGTAGGAGGAGATTTGACTGTCAGCTGTAAATACCCAGAATCCCTCAGGAGTAACCCCAAGTTTCTCTGCAAGACAAGGCTGCAAGATTCTGCTTGTTCTTATAAAGCATCTGTTAATGAAAgtagaaaatatgtaaatgaggggAAATTCTCCTTGTATGATGTCAGAGAAACACAAATGTTCACT ATCAACCTGACAGTTACCGGTCCTCCAGCAG GATTTCCAGCTTCCACTGTGATCACTGTGTCTGTaattctgctgctgcttctgattgGAATCATATTCCTCTTTGTGATTCTACATAAGAAATGCAGGATACAAG caggTACAGCTTCTACTGGTGAGTGTTCTCTCCAAGGCTCAGGAAACGACCAAGAGGTAACTGtcttcatcagtgtgtgtgttcagtaccAAAACTTACTGTCTTTGAAAATCCATGAAAACATTTATATgtgttgtttctgtttctctgtgctTACTGTCTTTGATTATGAGGAGGTTAAAGACACCAGACGCCATTCTGCCTCAGACGCTGGAACAGTTTACTGCAATGTTCAACTACCCACAATCCCCTCTGATCCTCCTCAAAATGTTTATGCCAATATGTAG
- the LOC128614455 gene encoding polymeric immunoglobulin receptor-like isoform X3 has translation MKILLIFTLCLISDGGDSKEVTGYSGGGVLIKCKYDTEYTQNKKYFCKGSWLSCSDQIRTGAKNEWINSGRFSLFDDTKSADFSVMIRELTVTVRDTGTYYCGVDLPSVKDISTWVELKVKEDLSYEKSISKTVHVGGDLTVSCKYPESLRSNPKFLCKTRLQDSACSYKASVNESRKYVNEGKFSLYDVRETQMFTVSIRNVTEQDSGEYWCGAEAAWTSDHGYKVYFTQINLTVTGPPAGFPASTVITVSVILLLLLIGIIFLFVILHKKCRIQAGTASTGECSLQGSGNDQEEVKDTRRHSASDAGTVYCNVQLPTIPSDPPQNVYANM, from the exons ATGaagatcctcctcatcttcacccTCTGTCTGATCTCAG ATGGAGGAGACTCCAAGGAAGTAACAGGATattcaggaggaggagtcctTATCAAGTGCAAGTATGATACAgaatacacacaaaacaaaaaatatttctgtaaggGTTCATGGCTATCCTGTTCTGACCAAATAAGGACAGGAGCTAAAAACGAGTGGATAAATTCAGGAAGATTCTCACTGTTTGATGACACCAAATCAGCAGATTTCAGTGTGATGATCAGAGAGCTCACTGTCACTGTAAGGGACACTGGGACGTACTACTGTGGAGTTGATTTGCCTAGTGTGAAAGACATTTCCACATGGGTGGAACTGAAGGTAAAGGAAG ATCTGTCCTATGAGAAGTCCATCAGTAAGACTGTCCATGTAGGAGGAGATTTGACTGTCAGCTGTAAATACCCAGAATCCCTCAGGAGTAACCCCAAGTTTCTCTGCAAGACAAGGCTGCAAGATTCTGCTTGTTCTTATAAAGCATCTGTTAATGAAAgtagaaaatatgtaaatgaggggAAATTCTCCTTGTATGATGTCAGAGAAACACAAATGTTCACTGTGAGTATTAGAAATGTAACTGAGCAGGACTCTGGTGAATACTGGTGTGGAGCTGAAGCAGCCTGGACATCTGATCATGGATACAAGGTTTATTTCACACAGATCAACCTGACAGTTACCGGTCCTCCAGCAG GATTTCCAGCTTCCACTGTGATCACTGTGTCTGTaattctgctgctgcttctgattgGAATCATATTCCTCTTTGTGATTCTACATAAGAAATGCAGGATACAAG caggTACAGCTTCTACTGGTGAGTGTTCTCTCCAAGGCTCAGGAAACGACCAAGAG GAGGTTAAAGACACCAGACGCCATTCTGCCTCAGACGCTGGAACAGTTTACTGCAATGTTCAACTACCCACAATCCCCTCTGATCCTCCTCAAAATGTTTATGCCAATATGTAG
- the LOC128614455 gene encoding polymeric immunoglobulin receptor-like isoform X5 codes for MKILLIFTLCLISDGGDSKEVTGYSGGGVLIKCKYDTEYTQNKKYFCKGSWLSCSDQIRTGAKNEWINSGRFSLFDDTKSADFSVMIRELTVTVRDTGTYYCGVDLPSVKDISTWVELKVKEDLSYEKSISKTVHVGGDLTVSCKYPESLRSNPKFLCKTRLQDSACSYKASVNESRKYVNEGKFSLYDVRETQMFTVSIRNVTEQDSGEYWCGAEAAWTSDHGYKVYFTQINLTVTGPPAGFPASTVITVSVILLLLLIGIIFLFVILHKKCRIQAGTASTGECSLQGSGNDQEVKDTRRHSASDAGTVYCNVQLPTIPSDPPQNVYANM; via the exons ATGaagatcctcctcatcttcacccTCTGTCTGATCTCAG ATGGAGGAGACTCCAAGGAAGTAACAGGATattcaggaggaggagtcctTATCAAGTGCAAGTATGATACAgaatacacacaaaacaaaaaatatttctgtaaggGTTCATGGCTATCCTGTTCTGACCAAATAAGGACAGGAGCTAAAAACGAGTGGATAAATTCAGGAAGATTCTCACTGTTTGATGACACCAAATCAGCAGATTTCAGTGTGATGATCAGAGAGCTCACTGTCACTGTAAGGGACACTGGGACGTACTACTGTGGAGTTGATTTGCCTAGTGTGAAAGACATTTCCACATGGGTGGAACTGAAGGTAAAGGAAG ATCTGTCCTATGAGAAGTCCATCAGTAAGACTGTCCATGTAGGAGGAGATTTGACTGTCAGCTGTAAATACCCAGAATCCCTCAGGAGTAACCCCAAGTTTCTCTGCAAGACAAGGCTGCAAGATTCTGCTTGTTCTTATAAAGCATCTGTTAATGAAAgtagaaaatatgtaaatgaggggAAATTCTCCTTGTATGATGTCAGAGAAACACAAATGTTCACTGTGAGTATTAGAAATGTAACTGAGCAGGACTCTGGTGAATACTGGTGTGGAGCTGAAGCAGCCTGGACATCTGATCATGGATACAAGGTTTATTTCACACAGATCAACCTGACAGTTACCGGTCCTCCAGCAG GATTTCCAGCTTCCACTGTGATCACTGTGTCTGTaattctgctgctgcttctgattgGAATCATATTCCTCTTTGTGATTCTACATAAGAAATGCAGGATACAAG caggTACAGCTTCTACTGGTGAGTGTTCTCTCCAAGGCTCAGGAAACGACCAAGAG GTTAAAGACACCAGACGCCATTCTGCCTCAGACGCTGGAACAGTTTACTGCAATGTTCAACTACCCACAATCCCCTCTGATCCTCCTCAAAATGTTTATGCCAATATGTAG
- the LOC128614453 gene encoding polymeric immunoglobulin receptor-like isoform X1 gives MKILLIFTLCLISDGGDSKEVTGYSGGGVLIKCKYDTEYRENQKFYCKGPWLSCSYQIKTEAKNEWINSGKFSLFDDTKSAEFSVMIRELTVEDAGTYYCGVYRDLLLDIYTLVELKVKEDLFYEKSISKIVHVGGDLNISCKYPQSLRSDPKFLCKTRLQDSACSYKESVKESRKYVNEGKFSLYDDRETQMMTVSIRNVTEQDSGEYWCGAEAAWTSDDGYKVYFTQIDLTVTDPRVPVSTSIPTQPSSSSSSLSPSSSSLSPSSSSSDSTPASPPAGFPASTVITVSVILLLLLIAISFLFVILQKRQKMQGGTASTGRSSVQTSGNHQGVPPDVCEYEDIKDTRRLPASDVGSSSVYSTAQLPTILSDPQPVYSNTELPTSPCDSILFYSAVYSAVQRPTIPSDRDIYSTAQLPTRLSAEKSDEGLTYAAVSFHSRAPSSNDAVPQILFKKEEVSCDYDTVSHVNS, from the exons ATGaagatcctcctcatcttcacccTCTGTCTGATCTCAG ATGGAGGAGACTCCAAGGAAGTAACAGGATattcaggaggaggagtcctTATCAAGTGCAAGTATGATACAGAATACAGAGAAAACCAAAAATTTTACTGTAAGGGTCCATGGCTATCCTGTTCTtaccaaataaagacagaagcTAAAAATGAGTGGATAAATTCAGGAAAATTCTCACTGTTTGATGATACCAAATCAGCAGAGTTCAGTGTGATGATCAGAGAGCTCACTGTAGAGGATGCTGGGACGTACTATTGTGGAGTTTATAGAGATTTATTGttagacatttacacactggTGGAACTGAAGGTGAAGGAAG ATCTGTTCTATGAGAAGTCCATCAGTAAGATTGTCCATGTAGGAGGAGATTTGAATATCAGCTGTAAATACCCACAATCCCTCAGGAGTGACCCCAAGTTTCTTTGCAAGACGAGGCTGCAAGATTCTGCTTGTTCTTATAAAGAATCTGTTAAAGAAAgcagaaaatatgtaaatgaggggAAATTCTCCCTGTATGATGACAGAGAAACACAAATGATGACTGTGAGTATTAGAAATGTAACTGAGCAGGACTCTGGTGAATACTGGTGTGGAGCTGAAGCAGCCTGGACATCTGATGATGGATACAAGGTTTATTTCACACAGATCGACCTGACAGTTACTG ATCCACGTGTCCCAGTTTCAACCTCGATACCAACacaaccttcatcatcatcatcatcattatcaccatcatcatcatcattatcaccatcatcatcatcatctgattCTACTCCAGCTTCTCCTCCAGCAG GATTTCCAGCTTCCACTGTGATAACTGTGTCTGTaattctgctgctgcttctgattgCAATCTCATTCCTCTTTGTGATTCTACAAAAGAGACAGAAGATGCAag GAGGTACAGCTTCTACTGGCAGGAGCTCTGTCCAAACCTCAGGAAATCACCAAGGG GTTCCTCCTGATGTCTGTGAGTACGAGGACATTAAAGACACCAGACGACTTCCTGCCTCAGACGTTGGATCTTCTTCAGTTTACTCTACTGCTCAACTACCCACAATCCTCTCTGATCCTCAACCTGTTTATTCAAACACAGAGTTACCCACAAGCCCCTGtgattctattctattctattctgctgTTTATTCTGCTGTTCAACGACCCACAATCCCCTCTGATCGGGACATCTACTCCACAGCTCAGTTACCCACACGTCTCTCGGCTGAGAAATCCGATGAAGGTCTGACTTACGCAGCAGTGAGTTTTCACTCCAGGGCCCCCAGCTCTAATGATGCAGTTCCACAGATTCTCTTTAAGAAGGAAGAGGTCTCGTGTGATTATGATACAGTCAGTCATGTTAATTCATGA